The Atribacterota bacterium genome contains the following window.
TAGGGAAATAATTTTCATAAATTTCTTTTCTCTTAATTCTTTCGCAACTGGTCCGAATATTCTAGTACCGATTGGTTCGTTTTGATTATTGATAATTACAGCAGCATTATCATCAAATCTGATATATGAACCATCTGTACGACGAATTTCTTTCTTTGTCCTAACAATAACAGCCTTAACAACTTCTCCTTTTTTTGCTGCACCTACCACGTTTGCCTCTTTAACTGAGGCCACAATAACTTCTCCAATTCTGGCATATCTTTTTCTTGAACCACCAAGAACTTTTATACATTGAATTTTTTTTGCACCAGAATTATCTGCTACAACAAGTTTTGACTGCATTTGTATCACTTTTGCCACACTCCCTTATAAATCTTGTTAATAACTATCATTTTCTTTTTTGAATAATTTCCATTACTTCCCATCGTTTTCTTTTACTCAGTGGTCTAGTAGAAATTATTTTTACCTTATCTCCAACTTCACAAATATTTTTTTCATCATGTGCCATAAATTTTGAGCTTCTTCTGATTCTCTTCTTATAAAGTTTGTGAGAAACTAGATAACTCACCTGAACAACAACAGATTTATCCATTGCATTACTTACTACAATACCTATCCTACTTTTACCTTCTGTCGAAATAGTCATTGAACATCACCTTATTATTTTTTAATTTCATAATTTTTAGGAAATATTCCTAGTTTTAGTTGTATTTTTATTTTTTAAGTAAGTTTCCCTTAAAACTGTTTTGATTCTAGCTATATTATGTTTAACTTCTTTTATTTTCATATAATTACTTAATTGTCCCGTGACTGATTGAAAACGTAAACTAAATAATTCTTCTTTTAAATCAAATAATCTTTTTTCTAATTCTTCATTTGACAGATCTCTTAATTCATTTGCTTTCACTTTATCCCACCACCTGTTCTACTCGCATTACAAATCTAGTTTGAATAGGTAATTTATGTGATGCTAATCTCATAGCTTCTCTAGCTACTTCCTCATCTACACCGCCAAGTTCAAATAAAACAGTACCTGGCTTTACTACCGCTACCCAAAATTCTGGAGATCCTTTTCCTTTACCCATTCTTGTTTCAGCAGGAGTTTTAGTTACTGATTTATGCGGGAATATTCTAATCCAAACTTTTCCTCCTCTTTTAATTGCATGTGTTACGGCAATTCTAGCTGCTTCTATTTGCGCACTAGTAATCCAGGCAGACTGTAATGCTTGCAAACCATATTCACCAAAAGAAATTAAATGTCCTTTATGAGCTTTACCTCTCATTTTACCACGTTGCATTTTTCTAAATTTTGTCCTAGTTGGCTGAAGCATTTTCGTCCTCCCTAAGTATATCTTTTTTTTGTGATTCACCATCTAAATCTTGTTCATATTTATCGTGAGTAATTTCGTCAGATTTTTTAATATTAATTTCTGAACTAGTATTCTTAGGCAAAATCTCTCCTTTAAATATCCATACTTTGATTCCTATTTTTCCATAAGTTGTATTTGCTTCAGCAAATCCAAAATCAATATCGGCTCTCAAAGTATGTAAGGGTAACCTTCCTTCCATATGCCATTCAGTTCTAGCTATTTCTGCTCCACCAATTCTTCCAGAAATCATAATTTTAATTCCTTCAGCTCTCATCTTTATAGCTCTTGCAGCTGCTTGTTTCATTATTCTTCTTGCTGCAGCTCTACGTAAAATTTGATTTGCTATATCTTCAGCAACCAATTGGGCATCAATTTCTGGTATTTTTATTTCTTTTATATTTATTTGCAATTCTCCTTCAACCAACTTTGCTAAATTATCTTTTAATTTGTTCACTTCCGTACCTTTTCTTCCAATAATTATTCCTGGTCTAGCACAATTTATTGTTATTCTTATTCGATTGGCGATTCTTTCAATATTGACCATTGAAACACCAGCATGTGCTAAAGTATTTTTGATATATTTTCTTATTTTATAATCTTCATATATATACTGACTGTATTTCTTCTGGCTAAACCATTTAATATCCCAATCTTTAATTATTCCTAGACGTAAACCCTTTGGGTGAACTTTTTGTCCCAATTAAACTTCAACCCCTTTCTCTTCCACTTCAATTGTAATATGGCTTGATCTTTTATTAATTCTAGCAGCTCTTCCCATCGCTCTAGCTTGAAATCTTTTTAGAGTCGGTCCTTCATCAACAAATGCTTTATAAACATAAAGTCTATCAATATTCTTATCATGATTATTTTCAGCATTCGCAACAGCCGATTTAAGCACTTTATAAATCATCTTAGCTGTTCTTTTCGGTGAATACTTTAAAATTAATAATGCCATACCCGCATCTTTTCCTTTAATCAGTTCAATCATGCGACGACATTTTCTGGGTGATATTGGGAGATACCTTCCTACAGATTTTACACCCATAACATTCCTCCTCTTTTATATGCCATTACAAATAATTTATTTTATTTAATCGCAGTAGACCTTTCAGTATGCGCACCATGTCCTTTAAATCTTCTCGTAGGAGCAAACTCACCCAATTTATGTCCTACCATATTTTCAGTTATATAAACTGGGACATGTTTTTTCCCGTCGTGAACTGCAATAGTGTGTCCAACCATTAAAGGGAAAATGGTTGAATCTCTAGACCACGTTTTAATAGGTTCTTTTTTTCTTTTTCTATTTAGGTCTCTAATCTTCTTTAATAATTTTTCATCAATATACGGACCTTTTTTAATTGATCTCGACATTTCTCAATTATCCCCCTTAAGTTAATTTGTCCTTCTTCTTATAATAAATTTATCTGAATTTTTTTTCTTTTTACGTGTTCGGTAACCTTTTGCCAGTACACCACTGGGAGAAGATGGATGTCTTCCGCCAGCAGTTTTACCTTCTCCTCCTCCTAGCGGATGATCAATAGGATTCATGGCAACTCCCCTTACCTTTGGTCGACGTCCTTTCCATCTACTTTTACCAGCTTTACCTAAATCAATATTAGCATGATTCAGATTGCCTACCTGGCCAACTGTAGCATAACAATCTAATCCTATAAGTCTTACTTCTCCTGATGGTAATTTTACATGAGCATATTTCCCTTCTTTAGCTAATATTTGAGCACTTACACCGGCAGATCTTGCCAAAACCGCACCCTGCCCTTTTTTCATTTCAATATTATGAATAAAAGTACCTTCC
Protein-coding sequences here:
- the rpmC gene encoding 50S ribosomal protein L29, yielding MKANELRDLSNEELEKRLFDLKEELFSLRFQSVTGQLSNYMKIKEVKHNIARIKTVLRETYLKNKNTTKTRNIS
- the rplV gene encoding 50S ribosomal protein L22, producing MGVKSVGRYLPISPRKCRRMIELIKGKDAGMALLILKYSPKRTAKMIYKVLKSAVANAENNHDKNIDRLYVYKAFVDEGPTLKRFQARAMGRAARINKRSSHITIEVEEKGVEV
- the rplN gene encoding 50S ribosomal protein L14, which gives rise to MIQMQSKLVVADNSGAKKIQCIKVLGGSRKRYARIGEVIVASVKEANVVGAAKKGEVVKAVIVRTKKEIRRTDGSYIRFDDNAAVIINNQNEPIGTRIFGPVAKELREKKFMKIISLAPEVL
- the rpsC gene encoding 30S ribosomal protein S3, encoding MGQKVHPKGLRLGIIKDWDIKWFSQKKYSQYIYEDYKIRKYIKNTLAHAGVSMVNIERIANRIRITINCARPGIIIGRKGTEVNKLKDNLAKLVEGELQINIKEIKIPEIDAQLVAEDIANQILRRAAARRIMKQAAARAIKMRAEGIKIMISGRIGGAEIARTEWHMEGRLPLHTLRADIDFGFAEANTTYGKIGIKVWIFKGEILPKNTSSEINIKKSDEITHDKYEQDLDGESQKKDILREDENASAN
- the rplB gene encoding 50S ribosomal protein L2; translation: MVDIKKYKPTSAGRRFMTVSTFEDITRDKPEKGLTKGKSKKAGRNNAGSIMVRRRGGGTKRKYRIIDFSREKLGVPAKVAEIEYDPNRSARIALLQYLDGEKRYIICPDNLKVGDTVLSGSDAEIRVGNTKALKDIPEGTFIHNIEMKKGQGAVLARSAGVSAQILAKEGKYAHVKLPSGEVRLIGLDCYATVGQVGNLNHANIDLGKAGKSRWKGRRPKVRGVAMNPIDHPLGGGEGKTAGGRHPSSPSGVLAKGYRTRKKKKNSDKFIIRRRTN
- the rpsS gene encoding 30S ribosomal protein S19, which gives rise to MSRSIKKGPYIDEKLLKKIRDLNRKRKKEPIKTWSRDSTIFPLMVGHTIAVHDGKKHVPVYITENMVGHKLGEFAPTRRFKGHGAHTERSTAIK
- the rplP gene encoding 50S ribosomal protein L16; its protein translation is MLQPTRTKFRKMQRGKMRGKAHKGHLISFGEYGLQALQSAWITSAQIEAARIAVTHAIKRGGKVWIRIFPHKSVTKTPAETRMGKGKGSPEFWVAVVKPGTVLFELGGVDEEVAREAMRLASHKLPIQTRFVMRVEQVVG
- the rpsQ gene encoding 30S ribosomal protein S17, giving the protein MTISTEGKSRIGIVVSNAMDKSVVVQVSYLVSHKLYKKRIRRSSKFMAHDEKNICEVGDKVKIISTRPLSKRKRWEVMEIIQKRK